From the Primulina tabacum isolate GXHZ01 chromosome 15, ASM2559414v2, whole genome shotgun sequence genome, one window contains:
- the LOC142526602 gene encoding MLO-like protein 11 isoform X1, whose product MSENTAELRSLALTPTWSVATVLTIFVAVSLLVERSIHWLGNWLKKTDRKPLLAAVEKMKEELMLLGFISLLLTATSNIISNICIPSKFYDGAFAPCTRHEVGEERENNGLKEGRLLMTGLNRNTCRENYEPFVSYEGLEQLHRFIFVMAVTHISYSCLTMLLAIVKIHSWRTWETEARMDRYNTLSEITTALTMRRQSTFVRVHTSNPMDRNRFLVWVTCFFRQFGRSVVRADYLSLRQGFFANHNLPSTYDFHSYMIRSMEEEFQRIVGVSAPLWGFVVAFMLFNIKGSNLYFWIALIPVTLVLLVGAKLQHVIATLALESAGISGSFSGLKFKLRDELFWFNKPELLLTLIHFILFQNAFELASFFWFWWQFGYNSCFIKNHLLVYIRLFVGFSGQFLCSYSTLPLYALVTQMGTNYKAALIPKRIRETIHGWGREARRRRRHGHFTDDSTVHTDTSTVASVEEDDNHLPDSPIFAPEKGAEIELQPHAVISIDLPFTDQSSSQIGAPFFRPSASVSSPSSLRILPEMIPRSSSMPR is encoded by the exons ATGTCCGAAAATACCGCAGAGCTGAGGTCACTCGCCCTGACGCCGACTTGGTCTGTTGCTACTGTATTGACCATATTTGTCGCTGTTTCACTGCTTGTGGAGCGCTCGATTCATTGGCTGGGTAAT TGGTTGAAGAAAACTGATAGGAAACCTTTGCTTGCTGCTGTGGAGAAAATGAAGGAAG AGTTGATGCTTCTTGGATTCATATCTCTCCTACTAACAGCAACTTCAAACATTATATCTAATATATGCATACCATCAAAGTTCTATGATGGCGCATTCGCCCCCTGCACAAGACATGAAGTCGGCGAGGAAAGGGAGAATAATGGCTTAAAGGAGGGCAGACTTCTGATGACCGGTCTTAACAGGAACACCTGCCGAGAG AATTACGAGCCATTTGTTTCGTATGAAGGTCTTGAGCAACTCCACCGATTCATCTTTGTTATGGCAGTTACACATATATCTTACAGCTGCTTGACTATGTTGCTGGCAATTGTAAAG ATTCACAGCTGGAGAACATGGGAGACTGAGGCTCGCATGGACAGATATAATACATTAAGCG AAATCACGACGGCCCTGACAATGCGTAGGCAATCAACCTTCGTCAGAGTCCATACATCAAATCCTATGGACAGGAATAGATTCCTTGTTTGGGTG ACTTGTTTCTTCCGTCAGTTTGGGAGGTCAGTGGTCCGTGCAGATTACCTTTCACTTCGCCAGGGATTCTTTGCG AATCACAACCTTCCGTCAACATATGATTTTCACAGCTATATGATTCGCTCCATGGAAGAAGAATTTCAACGGATTGTTGGTGTCAG CGCTCCACTCTGGGGATTTGTTGTAGCGTTTATGCTGTTCAATATAAAAG GGTCTAATCTCTATTTCTGGATTGCACTAATTCCTGTGACT CTTGTTCTTCTTGTGGGCGCTAAACTGCAACATGTTATAGCAACCCTGGCACTGGAGAGTGCAGGAATAAGTGGGAGTTTTTCCGGTCTTAAGTTCAAACTCAGAGATGAATTGTTTTGGTTCAATAAGCCAGAATTGTTGTTGACCTTGATTCATTTTATCTTATTCCAG AATGCATTTGAGCTGGCTTCCTTTTTTTGGTTCTGG TGGCAGTTTGGATACAATTCATGCTTCATAAAGAACCACTTGCTTGTTTATATACGTCTGTTCGTGGG GTTTTCCGGACAGTTTTTGTGCAGCTACAGCACCTTACCACTCTATGCACTTGTTACTCAG ATGGGTACAAACTACAAAGCAGCCTTGATTCCAAAAAGAATTAGAGAAACAATCCATGGATGGGGAAGGGAAGCTAGGAGAAGGAGAAGGCATGGCCATTTCACTGACGATTCCACTGTGCACACAGACACGAGCACAGTAGCATCAGTCGAGGAAGATGATAATCACTTGCCAGATAGTCCTATATTTGCTCCCGAAAAAGGTGCAGAAATCGAGTTGCAACCTCATGCTGTCATTAGCATTGATTTGCCATTTACTGACCAGAGTTCTAGTCAGATTGGTGCTCCTTTCTTTCGGCCCTCAGCTTCAGTTTCTTCCCCTTCTTCTTTAAGAATTTTGCCAGAAATGATACCAAGGTCTTCTTCAATGCCACGATAA
- the LOC142526602 gene encoding MLO-like protein 11 isoform X2, translated as MKEELMLLGFISLLLTATSNIISNICIPSKFYDGAFAPCTRHEVGEERENNGLKEGRLLMTGLNRNTCRENYEPFVSYEGLEQLHRFIFVMAVTHISYSCLTMLLAIVKIHSWRTWETEARMDRYNTLSEITTALTMRRQSTFVRVHTSNPMDRNRFLVWVTCFFRQFGRSVVRADYLSLRQGFFANHNLPSTYDFHSYMIRSMEEEFQRIVGVSAPLWGFVVAFMLFNIKGSNLYFWIALIPVTLVLLVGAKLQHVIATLALESAGISGSFSGLKFKLRDELFWFNKPELLLTLIHFILFQNAFELASFFWFWWQFGYNSCFIKNHLLVYIRLFVGFSGQFLCSYSTLPLYALVTQMGTNYKAALIPKRIRETIHGWGREARRRRRHGHFTDDSTVHTDTSTVASVEEDDNHLPDSPIFAPEKGAEIELQPHAVISIDLPFTDQSSSQIGAPFFRPSASVSSPSSLRILPEMIPRSSSMPR; from the exons ATGAAGGAAG AGTTGATGCTTCTTGGATTCATATCTCTCCTACTAACAGCAACTTCAAACATTATATCTAATATATGCATACCATCAAAGTTCTATGATGGCGCATTCGCCCCCTGCACAAGACATGAAGTCGGCGAGGAAAGGGAGAATAATGGCTTAAAGGAGGGCAGACTTCTGATGACCGGTCTTAACAGGAACACCTGCCGAGAG AATTACGAGCCATTTGTTTCGTATGAAGGTCTTGAGCAACTCCACCGATTCATCTTTGTTATGGCAGTTACACATATATCTTACAGCTGCTTGACTATGTTGCTGGCAATTGTAAAG ATTCACAGCTGGAGAACATGGGAGACTGAGGCTCGCATGGACAGATATAATACATTAAGCG AAATCACGACGGCCCTGACAATGCGTAGGCAATCAACCTTCGTCAGAGTCCATACATCAAATCCTATGGACAGGAATAGATTCCTTGTTTGGGTG ACTTGTTTCTTCCGTCAGTTTGGGAGGTCAGTGGTCCGTGCAGATTACCTTTCACTTCGCCAGGGATTCTTTGCG AATCACAACCTTCCGTCAACATATGATTTTCACAGCTATATGATTCGCTCCATGGAAGAAGAATTTCAACGGATTGTTGGTGTCAG CGCTCCACTCTGGGGATTTGTTGTAGCGTTTATGCTGTTCAATATAAAAG GGTCTAATCTCTATTTCTGGATTGCACTAATTCCTGTGACT CTTGTTCTTCTTGTGGGCGCTAAACTGCAACATGTTATAGCAACCCTGGCACTGGAGAGTGCAGGAATAAGTGGGAGTTTTTCCGGTCTTAAGTTCAAACTCAGAGATGAATTGTTTTGGTTCAATAAGCCAGAATTGTTGTTGACCTTGATTCATTTTATCTTATTCCAG AATGCATTTGAGCTGGCTTCCTTTTTTTGGTTCTGG TGGCAGTTTGGATACAATTCATGCTTCATAAAGAACCACTTGCTTGTTTATATACGTCTGTTCGTGGG GTTTTCCGGACAGTTTTTGTGCAGCTACAGCACCTTACCACTCTATGCACTTGTTACTCAG ATGGGTACAAACTACAAAGCAGCCTTGATTCCAAAAAGAATTAGAGAAACAATCCATGGATGGGGAAGGGAAGCTAGGAGAAGGAGAAGGCATGGCCATTTCACTGACGATTCCACTGTGCACACAGACACGAGCACAGTAGCATCAGTCGAGGAAGATGATAATCACTTGCCAGATAGTCCTATATTTGCTCCCGAAAAAGGTGCAGAAATCGAGTTGCAACCTCATGCTGTCATTAGCATTGATTTGCCATTTACTGACCAGAGTTCTAGTCAGATTGGTGCTCCTTTCTTTCGGCCCTCAGCTTCAGTTTCTTCCCCTTCTTCTTTAAGAATTTTGCCAGAAATGATACCAAGGTCTTCTTCAATGCCACGATAA
- the LOC142526739 gene encoding ultraviolet-B receptor UVR8 produces MGDQMKSTSMDDLPAHLILEILASGRLSAANLVCLELTSRTFCSCHGLFPQKFRSLVDFAAFRLCESNPIYVSMRDRARDELYNRCGGNWKLTLRFLQSVEQSTDMVQTSAGKMQIKSGRYHTLLINDLGVYSCGSSLCGVLGHGSETKQCVAFRQISFPSPAQVIQVSASHNHAAFVTQSGEVFTCGDNSSFCCGRRGRSIFRPRLVEALKGIPCKQVATGLSFTMFLTRHGHVYTCGINNHGQLGHGDTQDTPSPRKIELLQYVASIVHIAAGPSYSLAITDDGTLFSFGSGTNFCLGHGEQHNELQPRAVQSFKRKNIHIVRVSAGDEHVVALDSNGFVHTWGKGYCGALGHGDEIDKTTPQLLNSLKSRLAVQVCAGKRKTFVLVDDGAVYGFGWTGFGSLGFPDMGVSEKVLRPRVLDSLRQHHILQVSTGLYHTVVITSQGRALGFGDNERAQLGHDTIRGCLEPTEIFLD; encoded by the exons ATGGGGGATCAGATGAAATCGACTTCTATGGATGACTTGCCAGCCCACTTGATTCTCGAAATATTGGCATCTGGTCGGTTAAGCGCGGCAAATTTAGTGTGTTTGGAGCTGACGTCCCGGACATTTTGCTCATGTCACGGACTATTTCCTCAAAAGTTTCGATCTTTAGTGGATTTTGCTGCCTTCAGGCTTTGTGAGTCAAACCCCATTTATGTTTCAATGCGGGATAGAGCTCGGGATGAGTTGTATAATCGATGTGGCGGGAATTGGAAGCTAACGTTGAGGTTCTTGCAGTCCGTGGAACAGTCTACTGACATGGTTCAGACGTCCGCAGGCAAG ATGCAGATCAAGAGCGGAAGATATCACACTTTACTTATCAACGACTTGGGTGTATACTCTTGTGGTTCCAGTTTATGTGGTGTCCTGGGTCATGGTTCAGAAACAAAACAATGTGTAGCCTTTAGGCAAATAAGTTTCCCTTCTCCGGCTCAAGTGATTCAAGTCTCAGCCTCCCACAATCACGCAGCCTTTGTTACACAGTCTGGAGAG GTTTTCACATGTGGGGATAATTCATCGTTTTGTTGTGGCCGTAGGGGCCGCTCCATATTCAGGCCAAGACTTGTTGAAGCTTTAAAGGGCATTCCTTGCAAGCAG GTGGCTACTGGGCTCAGCTTCACTATGTTTCTTACAAGACATGGCCACGTATATACATGTGGAATCAATAATCATGGTCAACTCGGTCACGGCGATACACAGGATACACCTTCCCCCCGAAAGATTGAACTCCTTCAGTATGTCGCCTCTATAGTTCATATTGCTGCTGGTCCGAGTTATTCTCTCGCCATAACTGATGACGGAACGCTTTTCTCTTTTGGATCTGGTACAAATTTCTGCCTTGGTCATGGAGAGCAGCACAATGAGCTTCAACCTCGTGCAGTCCAGTCATTCAAGAGGAAGAACATACACATTGTTCGCGTGTCAGCTGGTGATGAGCATGTGGTGGCTCTTGATTCAAATGGATTC GTACATACTTGGGGCAAAGGTTATTGTGGCGCACTTGGACATGGGGATGAGATTGATAAGACAACTCCGCAACTCCTTAACAGCCTCAAAAGCCGCCTTGCCGTGCAG GTATGTGCTGGTAAGAGGAAAACTTTTGTTCTTGTGGACGATGGAGCTGTCTATGGCTTTGGTTGGACTGGTTTCGGAAGCCTCGGCTTTCCAGACATGGGCGTTTCTGAAAAAGTACTGAGGCCTCGAGTTCTGGACAGCTTGAGACAGCACCATATCCTACAAGTTAGCACAGGTTTGTACCACACCGTTGTAATCACTAGCCAAGGACGGGCTCTAGGATTCGGAGATAATGAAAGAGCGCAGCTTGGGCATGACACCATCAGAGGATGCCTTGAACCAACTGAAATCTTTCTTGACTAA